A single region of the Leptothrix cholodnii SP-6 genome encodes:
- the mdcA gene encoding malonate decarboxylase subunit alpha, which produces MNAVATSPAAAAATTTAWDHKARRRQARLARAAEEVAARGKCVPHADAVALLHAVLEPGDRVCLEGNNQKQADFLARALTQLDPQRVHDLHMVQSVLALPEHLDLFEDGIASRLDFSFSGPQGARLAQLVSAGQIRIGAIHTYLELFARYFVDLTPQVALIAAQSADREGNLYTGPNTEDTPAIVEATAFSGGIVIAQVNQIVDRLPRIDVPAGWVDFVIEAPTPHFIEPLFTRDPAQISEIQVLMAMMAIKGIYAEYGVQRLNHGIGFDTAAIELLLPTYGESLGLKGKICRHWALNPHPALIPAIEAGWVESIHSFGSELGMEDYIRARSDVFFTGADGSLRSNRAFCQAAGHYACDLFIGSTLQMDLAGNSSTATLGRIAGFGGAPNMGADARGRRHASPAWLKAGAQAREGLTGARGTPRGQKLVVQMVETFREHMQPAFVERLDAWQLAEQAGMALPPIMIYGDDVSHVLTEEGIANLLLCRSDEEREQAIRGVAGYTPLGLGRDRRAVENLRDRGVIRRPADLGIDPRDATRNLLAARSMRDLVRASGGLYQPPKRFRNW; this is translated from the coding sequence ATGAACGCCGTTGCCACCTCGCCCGCCGCTGCGGCAGCCACCACCACCGCCTGGGATCACAAGGCGCGCCGCCGCCAGGCCCGCCTGGCGCGCGCGGCCGAAGAGGTAGCCGCGCGTGGCAAGTGCGTGCCGCATGCCGACGCCGTGGCGCTGCTGCACGCCGTGCTCGAACCCGGCGACCGCGTCTGCCTGGAAGGCAACAACCAGAAGCAGGCCGACTTCCTGGCCCGCGCGCTGACGCAGCTCGACCCGCAGCGGGTGCACGACCTGCACATGGTGCAGTCGGTGCTGGCGCTGCCCGAACACCTCGACCTGTTCGAGGACGGCATCGCCAGCCGGCTCGACTTCTCGTTCTCGGGCCCGCAGGGCGCGCGGCTGGCGCAGCTGGTGTCAGCCGGCCAGATCCGCATCGGCGCGATCCACACCTACCTCGAACTGTTCGCGCGCTACTTCGTCGACCTGACGCCGCAGGTGGCGCTGATCGCCGCGCAGTCGGCCGACCGCGAGGGCAACCTCTACACCGGCCCCAACACCGAGGACACGCCGGCGATCGTCGAGGCCACCGCGTTCAGCGGCGGCATCGTGATCGCGCAGGTGAATCAGATCGTGGATCGGTTGCCGCGGATCGACGTGCCGGCCGGCTGGGTCGACTTCGTGATCGAGGCGCCGACGCCGCATTTCATCGAGCCGCTGTTCACCCGCGACCCGGCGCAGATCAGCGAGATCCAGGTGCTGATGGCCATGATGGCGATCAAGGGCATCTACGCCGAATACGGCGTGCAGCGCCTGAACCACGGCATCGGCTTCGACACCGCGGCGATCGAACTGCTGCTGCCGACCTACGGCGAATCGCTCGGCCTCAAAGGCAAGATCTGCCGCCACTGGGCGCTCAATCCGCACCCGGCGCTGATCCCGGCGATCGAGGCGGGCTGGGTCGAGTCGATCCACTCGTTCGGCTCCGAGCTCGGCATGGAGGACTACATCCGCGCCCGCTCCGACGTCTTCTTCACCGGCGCCGACGGCTCGCTGCGCAGCAACCGCGCCTTCTGCCAGGCGGCCGGCCACTATGCCTGCGACCTGTTCATCGGCTCGACGCTGCAGATGGACCTGGCCGGCAACAGCTCGACCGCAACGCTCGGCCGCATCGCCGGTTTCGGCGGCGCGCCCAACATGGGCGCCGACGCGCGCGGCCGGCGCCACGCCAGCCCAGCCTGGCTGAAGGCCGGCGCGCAGGCCCGCGAAGGGCTCACCGGTGCGCGCGGCACACCACGTGGCCAGAAGCTGGTGGTGCAGATGGTCGAGACCTTCCGCGAGCACATGCAGCCGGCTTTCGTCGAGCGGCTCGATGCCTGGCAGCTCGCCGAGCAGGCCGGCATGGCGCTGCCGCCGATCATGATCTACGGCGACGACGTCAGCCACGTGCTGACCGAAGAAGGCATCGCCAACCTGCTGCTGTGCCGCAGCGACGAGGAGCGCGAGCAGGCGATCCGCGGTGTCGCCGGCTACACGCCGCTGGGCCTGGGCCGCGACCGCCGCGCGGTCGAGAACCTGCGCGACCGCGGCGTGATCCGCCGCCCGGCCGACCTCGGCATCGACCCGCGCGACGCCACCCGCAACCTGCTGGCCGCACGCTCGATGCGCGACCTGGTGCGCGCCTCCGGCGGGCTCTATCAACCGCCCAAACGGTTCAGGAACTGGTGA
- a CDS encoding Bug family tripartite tricarboxylate transporter substrate binding protein — translation MTQPRSPRAPRTAPTRRLALQQAGLCLAGVLVAGLSVPASAQTQAWPSKPVTVVVPFPAGGGTDAFARPLYAQLTKQLGMQVVIDNKGGAGGNVGATVASKAAPDGYTWFMGAVHHAIAPSIYPKLDYNLGNDFVPVALISNVPQVIVVNPQKVPANNLKELLAHLKANPGKLSYGSAGNGSSHHLAGELFKMQTQTFITHIPYRGAGPALQDLIGGQVDMMFDGLGSSAIHIKSGRLRAIAVASEKRAPGFPDIPTSIEAGVPTYQVATWYGLWAPKGTPKEIVERMAAELRTAFASKEIKDAWTNLGSEIPTLAGPAFGDFVTSETRRWATVVKDGNIKME, via the coding sequence ATGACACAGCCCCGCAGCCCTCGCGCACCGCGCACCGCTCCCACCCGTCGACTGGCCTTGCAGCAGGCGGGCCTCTGCCTCGCCGGCGTCCTGGTGGCGGGTCTGTCGGTCCCCGCGTCGGCCCAGACCCAGGCCTGGCCGAGCAAGCCCGTCACGGTGGTGGTGCCGTTCCCGGCCGGCGGCGGCACCGATGCGTTCGCGCGCCCGCTCTACGCCCAGCTCACCAAGCAGCTCGGCATGCAGGTGGTGATCGACAACAAGGGCGGCGCCGGTGGCAACGTCGGCGCCACGGTGGCGTCCAAGGCCGCGCCCGACGGCTACACCTGGTTCATGGGCGCGGTGCACCACGCCATCGCGCCGTCGATCTATCCCAAGCTCGACTACAACCTGGGCAACGATTTCGTGCCGGTGGCGCTGATCTCCAACGTGCCGCAGGTGATCGTCGTCAACCCGCAGAAGGTGCCGGCCAACAACCTCAAGGAGCTGCTGGCGCACCTGAAGGCCAACCCGGGCAAGCTCAGCTACGGCTCGGCCGGCAACGGCTCGTCGCACCACCTGGCGGGCGAGCTGTTCAAGATGCAGACCCAGACCTTCATCACCCACATCCCGTATCGCGGCGCCGGCCCGGCGCTGCAGGACCTGATCGGCGGCCAGGTCGACATGATGTTCGACGGCCTGGGCTCGTCGGCCATCCACATCAAGAGCGGCCGGCTGCGCGCGATCGCGGTGGCGAGCGAAAAACGTGCGCCCGGTTTCCCGGACATCCCGACCAGCATCGAAGCGGGCGTGCCGACCTACCAGGTCGCCACCTGGTACGGCCTGTGGGCGCCCAAGGGCACGCCCAAGGAGATCGTCGAGCGCATGGCCGCCGAGCTGCGCACGGCCTTCGCCAGCAAGGAGATCAAGGACGCCTGGACCAACCTCGGCTCCGAGATCCCGACGCTCGCCGGCCCGGCCTTCGGCGACTTCGTGACGTCCGAAACCAGGCGCTGGGCCACGGTGGTGAAGGACGGCAACATCAAGATGGAATGA